The Microbacter sp. GSS18 genome has a segment encoding these proteins:
- a CDS encoding four-carbon acid sugar kinase family protein, which translates to MSRVRVAYYGDDFTGSVDVLLQFARRGWTGRLFAGLPAPGLLEQAARDVDVVGIAGIARSLTTEELEAEVRPALEALRALRPAVVQYKACSTADSSPTIGSLGRVIEIARDVVGEQPVPLLFAQPDFGRYTLFGHHFAREGDTVHRLDRQPTMSTHPSTPMTESDLAAHLSRQTTLPIGHIPFTEYTSVDAVACAVRESPDAALVLDAADDGHLEMIGAALTALSGDEPLFALGSGGLSYALAGASPGSSAPLPRSTAGHGPVLAVSGSRSARTRAQMDAAVEAGWFVAPMPLDPRARDDAVGRASAELRSGRSVAFSSDDAEVSALAPGDVLSALADTAADLIGRIARTGAVRRAIVCGGDTSSRVTTLLGVDSLSIAANPTGNVVLLEAHAADPAIDGLELLLKGGQVGDVDLFEGIRTLGDEGTSDA; encoded by the coding sequence GTGTCTAGGGTGCGGGTCGCGTACTACGGCGACGACTTCACCGGCAGCGTCGACGTCCTGCTGCAGTTCGCCCGGCGCGGCTGGACGGGTCGGCTGTTCGCCGGGCTTCCCGCGCCGGGCCTGCTGGAGCAGGCGGCGCGCGACGTCGACGTGGTCGGCATCGCGGGGATCGCGCGGTCACTGACCACCGAGGAGCTCGAGGCCGAGGTGCGTCCCGCCCTCGAAGCGCTCAGGGCGCTGCGGCCCGCGGTCGTGCAGTACAAGGCGTGTTCGACGGCTGATTCGTCGCCCACGATCGGGAGCCTCGGACGGGTCATCGAGATCGCGCGCGACGTCGTCGGGGAGCAGCCGGTGCCGCTGCTGTTCGCGCAGCCCGACTTCGGGCGGTACACGCTCTTCGGCCACCACTTCGCCCGCGAAGGCGACACCGTCCACCGTCTCGACCGCCAGCCGACGATGTCGACGCACCCCTCGACCCCCATGACGGAGTCCGACCTCGCCGCCCACCTGTCCCGACAGACGACACTGCCGATCGGCCATATCCCGTTCACGGAATACACGTCGGTCGACGCCGTGGCTTGCGCCGTGCGAGAGTCCCCCGATGCCGCGCTCGTGCTCGACGCCGCGGACGACGGGCACCTCGAGATGATCGGCGCCGCCCTCACGGCGCTTTCGGGCGACGAGCCTCTCTTCGCGCTCGGCTCGGGCGGCCTCAGCTATGCGCTGGCCGGCGCCTCGCCGGGTTCGAGCGCGCCCCTGCCGCGCTCGACGGCCGGACACGGTCCGGTCCTCGCCGTCTCGGGCAGCCGTTCTGCACGGACCCGCGCGCAGATGGACGCAGCCGTCGAGGCGGGATGGTTCGTCGCGCCGATGCCGCTGGATCCCCGAGCCCGCGACGACGCCGTCGGCCGCGCGAGCGCGGAGCTGCGGTCGGGGCGGAGTGTCGCGTTCAGTTCGGATGACGCCGAGGTGTCGGCGCTCGCGCCGGGCGACGTGCTGAGCGCGCTCGCCGACACCGCGGCCGATCTGATCGGCCGGATCGCCCGCACCGGCGCCGTGCGTCGCGCCATCGTATGCGGCGGCGACACGTCCAGCCGCGTCACGACGCTGCTCGGCGTCGACTCGCTGTCGATCGCGGCCAATCCGACCGGCAACGTCGTGCTCCTCGAGGCGCACGCCGCTGACCCCGCGATCGACGGGCTGGAGCTGCTGCTCAAGGGCGGACAGGTCGGCGATGTCGACCTCTTCGAGGGGATCCGCACGCTCGGCGACGAGGGGACGTCCGACGCATGA
- a CDS encoding FAD-binding and (Fe-S)-binding domain-containing protein, with the protein MSGVHVRPVPPQIVAAVAEADRIKTRAIDRVAYASDASHYLFTPDAVVVAEDAAEVARVMRAASASASVLTFRSGGTSLSGQSSGDGILVDVRRGFRRIDVLDDGRRVRVQPGATVRQVNARLARHGYRLGPDPASEAACTIGGVVSNNSSGMACGTLENTYRTLESLVFVLPSGTIVDTAAPDADAALRRAEPDLVDTLLRLRRRVVDNARSVEIIRRQFAMKNTIGYGVNAFLDFDSPAELLAHLVIGSEGTLAFVAEATYRTVPIRPHVATGLAVFPDLDTATRSLSDLVETGAATLELMDSTSLRVGQSLAGAPSQITGFEVTGEAALLVEYHAFEADELRDLVAAGHRVLDAQPLRARAPLASDAALRASAWKLRKGLYATVAGARPSGTTALLEDVVVPVPALAETCASLQDLFERYDYRDSVIFGHAKDGNIHFMLTDRFETDEQLGRFTGFTADMVDLILAAGGNLKAEHGTGRAMAPYVRRQYGDELYDVMRELKRACDPSGILNPGVIIDDDPDAHVRGIKLADPIEPEADRCVECGYCEPVCPSKDLTLTPRQRIVTRRAVARAQREGDTAFADAIERDYDYAGVQTCAVDGMCQTACPVLINTGSLVKRLRSEDRSPVIGAAWDAAATAWGPVTRLGSVALTATEKLPAAAVAAVTSVGRAVLGADTVPAYSGDLPAGGPARRGLGPSIGSGADAPIAVFLPACVNSMFGPAGDGIGVTAAMARLAERAGVRLVVPEGIESLCCSTPWTSKGYPGGRATMARRVADAIRSWGTTLPVVSDASSCTEGFAHLLADEGVDAVVEDAVSFAERELLPRLEVTARLAGTLALHPTCSSTQLGIDTALVGVASAVADDVRIPDAWGCCAFAGDRGMLHPELTASATAAEAADVAAMGAAAHASCNRTCELGMTRATGESYRHVLELLEEATRPAQPMESGPGTERATRTDVTRADPRSA; encoded by the coding sequence ATGAGCGGCGTGCACGTGCGCCCTGTGCCGCCGCAGATCGTGGCCGCCGTCGCCGAGGCCGACCGCATCAAGACCCGCGCCATCGACCGCGTCGCCTACGCGAGCGATGCCTCGCACTACCTGTTCACCCCCGACGCCGTCGTGGTCGCCGAAGACGCCGCCGAGGTGGCGCGGGTGATGCGCGCGGCGTCGGCGTCGGCATCCGTCCTCACCTTCCGCTCGGGCGGGACGAGCCTGTCGGGCCAGTCCTCGGGTGACGGCATCCTCGTCGACGTGCGGCGCGGCTTCCGGCGCATCGACGTCCTCGACGACGGTCGCCGCGTGCGCGTTCAGCCGGGTGCGACGGTGCGGCAGGTCAACGCGCGCCTCGCCCGCCATGGCTACCGCCTCGGTCCCGATCCCGCCAGCGAGGCAGCCTGCACCATCGGCGGTGTCGTGAGCAACAACTCCTCGGGCATGGCGTGCGGAACCCTCGAGAACACGTATCGGACCCTGGAGTCGCTCGTCTTCGTCCTGCCGTCCGGAACGATCGTCGACACCGCGGCCCCGGATGCGGATGCCGCCCTCCGCCGCGCCGAACCGGACCTGGTCGACACGCTGCTGCGCCTGCGTCGCCGAGTCGTCGACAACGCGCGCTCGGTGGAGATCATCCGGCGCCAGTTCGCGATGAAGAACACGATCGGATACGGCGTCAACGCGTTCCTGGACTTCGACTCGCCCGCCGAGCTGCTCGCCCACCTCGTGATCGGCAGCGAGGGCACGCTCGCGTTCGTCGCCGAGGCGACCTACCGCACCGTCCCCATCCGTCCCCACGTGGCAACGGGTCTGGCGGTCTTCCCCGATCTCGACACCGCGACGCGCTCCCTGTCCGACCTCGTCGAGACCGGCGCCGCGACGCTCGAGCTGATGGACTCCACGTCGCTGCGCGTCGGCCAGTCGCTCGCCGGCGCCCCGTCGCAGATCACCGGCTTCGAGGTCACGGGCGAAGCGGCACTGCTCGTGGAGTACCACGCGTTCGAGGCCGACGAGCTGCGCGACCTCGTCGCCGCAGGACACCGGGTGCTCGATGCGCAGCCGCTGCGGGCCCGCGCACCGCTGGCCTCCGACGCCGCCCTGCGCGCGTCGGCGTGGAAGCTGCGCAAGGGGCTGTACGCGACGGTCGCGGGGGCGCGCCCGAGCGGCACCACGGCTCTGCTCGAGGACGTCGTCGTGCCCGTTCCCGCGCTCGCCGAGACCTGCGCATCGCTGCAGGACCTGTTCGAGCGCTACGACTATCGCGACAGCGTCATCTTCGGCCACGCCAAGGACGGCAACATCCACTTCATGCTCACCGACCGGTTCGAGACCGACGAGCAGCTGGGCCGATTCACGGGCTTCACCGCGGACATGGTCGACCTCATCCTGGCCGCGGGCGGAAACCTGAAGGCCGAGCACGGCACCGGTCGTGCGATGGCTCCGTACGTGCGGCGGCAGTACGGCGACGAGCTCTACGACGTGATGCGCGAGCTCAAGCGCGCGTGCGACCCCTCGGGCATCCTGAACCCCGGCGTCATCATCGACGACGACCCCGACGCGCACGTGCGCGGGATCAAGCTGGCCGACCCGATCGAGCCCGAGGCCGACCGCTGCGTCGAGTGCGGATACTGCGAGCCGGTGTGCCCGTCGAAGGACCTGACGCTCACGCCCCGCCAGCGCATCGTCACCCGCCGGGCCGTCGCCCGCGCGCAGCGCGAAGGCGACACGGCGTTCGCCGACGCCATCGAGCGCGACTACGACTACGCGGGCGTCCAAACCTGCGCCGTCGACGGCATGTGCCAGACGGCCTGCCCCGTGCTCATCAACACCGGCAGCCTCGTCAAGCGCCTGCGGAGCGAGGACCGCTCGCCCGTGATCGGGGCGGCATGGGACGCCGCGGCCACGGCGTGGGGCCCCGTGACACGGCTGGGATCGGTCGCCCTGACGGCGACGGAAAAGCTCCCGGCGGCCGCGGTCGCGGCGGTCACGAGTGTCGGCCGCGCCGTGCTCGGCGCCGACACCGTTCCCGCGTACTCGGGCGATCTGCCCGCCGGCGGCCCCGCCCGACGCGGGCTGGGGCCGAGCATCGGGTCGGGTGCGGACGCGCCGATCGCGGTGTTCCTGCCGGCATGCGTCAACAGCATGTTCGGTCCCGCCGGCGACGGCATCGGCGTCACCGCCGCGATGGCCCGGCTCGCCGAACGCGCCGGGGTCCGTCTCGTCGTGCCCGAGGGCATCGAGTCGCTGTGCTGCAGCACGCCGTGGACGTCGAAGGGCTACCCCGGCGGGCGGGCCACGATGGCGCGTCGCGTGGCCGACGCGATCCGCTCCTGGGGGACGACGCTTCCCGTCGTCAGCGATGCCTCGAGCTGCACCGAGGGCTTCGCGCACCTCCTCGCGGACGAGGGCGTCGACGCCGTCGTCGAGGACGCGGTCTCGTTCGCGGAACGCGAGCTGCTCCCGCGCCTCGAAGTGACCGCGCGCCTCGCGGGCACGCTGGCGCTGCATCCGACCTGCTCGTCGACCCAGCTCGGGATCGACACCGCGCTCGTGGGCGTCGCCTCCGCCGTGGCGGACGACGTCCGCATACCCGATGCCTGGGGATGCTGCGCGTTCGCCGGGGACCGCGGCATGCTGCATCCAGAACTCACCGCGTCCGCCACGGCCGCCGAAGCGGCCGACGTCGCGGCGATGGGGGCCGCCGCCCACGCATCGTGCAACCGCACGTGCGAGCTCGGCATGACCCGGGCCACGGGCGAGAGCTACCGCCATGTCCTCGAGCTGCTGGAGGAGGCGACGCGGCCCGCGCAGCCGATGGAGTCCGGGCCCGGCACGGAGCGGGCCACCCGCACAGACGTGACCCGGGCCGACCCGCGCAGCGCGTGA
- a CDS encoding AAA family ATPase has translation MPLLERDEQLAALDSLADGLPSGSIALVGAEAGAGKTSLLRAFAARAPAGMPVRSGRCDDLATPASFAPLWDMADTLPDPVTAALDGDGPRVPAALAAALREQPSVLILDDVQWADEATIDLIGHLGRRIDDLPLLLCLAYRSDEIDRDHPLRRVLGELSRSAIRVDLPVLTMQGVGRLAEGTGVDVAQLYAHSRGNPFFVTELLASPALEPTRAVSDAVMARVASLPASAWTVLDVVALAPQGVPTDLLAALGRDAEADADRALERGLLEVSGTRLRCRHDLVRTALANGIPPLRRRRVHQLLVDRLASRATTTADIAQVAAHAIGAGDDRRAAEYSLRAARRAAADGAHRQAARHFAHALERRAHLRPDEVEHALDACANEAYFAHDLDLAIACALELRERARDLPPAEQGRRTAWLSRLAHYAGESDRAAALAQEGIDLLAGGSDPLQESYLRWWRALLVGDDASARRLGTRTVALAHEAGNLAIAAHVLVSAYGTDDRWVERLEQGLEVARRAGSDEQTARAYCNLVYQSVVERRLDEADRWLDEGLEWTWGEDMTFWWDAMVDSRALQRLYRGEWDAALEDCDRTIDGQRALRWQSCAAHTRATILLRRGAPGAAAARAFAAACAAESSHDALLATSLEAETAWTAGADPATAVDGIALATTAGDRPSPWLVGGAVFWLAKIDPGLVPPEVRSSVPEPVIRELDGDRAGAAEMWRRRGCVFEAAVLDGLGDDPDVMRRAFTELTALGAEATMARLRLEARARGVRAVPRGARVSTASDPDGLTPRQVEVLRLLGARLTDAEIAARLHLSDKTVGHHVSAILARLGVDGRREAGAHARTRFPSDPGVTGDPMRG, from the coding sequence ATGCCGCTCCTGGAGCGCGACGAGCAGCTCGCCGCCCTCGACAGCCTCGCCGACGGGCTGCCGAGCGGGTCCATCGCGCTCGTCGGCGCCGAGGCGGGGGCGGGCAAGACATCGCTGCTGAGGGCATTCGCGGCGCGCGCCCCTGCCGGCATGCCGGTGCGGTCGGGGCGGTGCGATGATCTCGCGACGCCCGCCTCCTTCGCTCCGCTGTGGGACATGGCCGACACACTGCCCGACCCGGTGACGGCGGCCCTCGACGGGGACGGTCCACGGGTTCCGGCCGCGCTCGCGGCGGCGTTGCGGGAGCAGCCCAGCGTACTGATCCTCGACGACGTCCAATGGGCCGACGAAGCCACTATCGATCTCATCGGCCACCTGGGGCGACGGATCGACGACCTGCCGCTCCTGCTGTGCCTGGCTTATCGCAGCGACGAGATCGACCGTGATCACCCGCTGCGGCGAGTGCTCGGGGAGCTCTCGCGATCCGCGATCCGCGTCGACCTTCCGGTGCTCACGATGCAGGGGGTCGGCCGGCTCGCCGAAGGCACCGGAGTCGATGTCGCGCAGCTGTATGCGCACTCGCGCGGCAACCCGTTCTTCGTGACGGAGTTGCTGGCAAGTCCTGCGCTCGAACCGACCCGAGCCGTCTCGGACGCGGTGATGGCCCGTGTGGCGAGCCTTCCCGCCTCGGCCTGGACAGTCCTCGACGTCGTCGCACTCGCACCCCAGGGTGTTCCCACAGACCTGCTCGCCGCGCTCGGCCGCGACGCCGAGGCCGACGCGGACCGCGCACTGGAGCGCGGTCTGCTCGAGGTCTCGGGAACGCGGCTGCGGTGCCGCCACGATCTGGTCCGCACCGCGCTCGCGAACGGCATCCCGCCCCTCCGGCGCCGGCGCGTGCACCAGCTCCTGGTGGATCGGCTCGCGTCGCGGGCGACGACCACCGCCGACATCGCGCAGGTCGCCGCCCACGCGATAGGAGCCGGCGACGACCGCCGCGCCGCCGAGTACTCGCTGCGCGCGGCGCGGCGGGCCGCCGCCGATGGGGCCCATCGCCAAGCGGCGCGCCACTTCGCCCATGCGCTCGAGCGACGCGCTCACCTGCGGCCCGACGAGGTCGAGCATGCCCTCGACGCCTGCGCCAACGAGGCCTACTTCGCGCATGATCTGGACCTCGCGATCGCGTGCGCACTGGAGCTCCGCGAACGCGCGCGCGACCTGCCACCCGCGGAGCAGGGGCGCCGCACCGCGTGGCTGTCGCGCCTCGCCCACTACGCCGGCGAGAGCGACCGTGCCGCCGCGCTCGCCCAGGAGGGCATCGACCTGCTCGCGGGCGGAAGCGATCCGCTCCAGGAGAGCTATCTGCGCTGGTGGCGTGCGCTGCTCGTCGGAGACGACGCTTCCGCGCGGCGACTCGGGACCCGCACCGTCGCCCTTGCCCACGAAGCGGGGAACCTCGCGATCGCGGCGCACGTCCTCGTTTCGGCCTACGGCACGGACGACCGCTGGGTCGAGCGTCTAGAGCAGGGACTCGAGGTCGCGCGCCGAGCGGGGTCGGACGAGCAGACCGCGCGGGCCTACTGCAACCTCGTCTATCAGTCCGTCGTCGAACGCCGCCTCGACGAGGCTGACCGGTGGCTCGACGAGGGCCTGGAATGGACGTGGGGCGAGGACATGACGTTCTGGTGGGACGCCATGGTCGACAGCCGCGCGCTGCAGCGCTTGTATCGCGGCGAGTGGGACGCAGCGCTCGAGGACTGCGACCGCACGATCGACGGTCAGCGGGCACTGCGCTGGCAGTCCTGCGCCGCGCACACGCGGGCGACGATCCTGCTGCGCCGTGGCGCGCCGGGCGCGGCTGCGGCACGGGCGTTCGCGGCCGCATGCGCCGCGGAGTCCAGCCACGACGCGCTCCTCGCGACCTCGCTCGAAGCCGAGACGGCCTGGACCGCGGGCGCCGACCCGGCCACCGCCGTGGACGGAATCGCGCTGGCGACGACGGCAGGCGACCGGCCGAGTCCGTGGCTCGTCGGCGGCGCGGTGTTCTGGCTGGCCAAGATCGACCCGGGCCTGGTCCCGCCTGAGGTGCGGTCGTCAGTGCCCGAGCCGGTCATCCGCGAACTCGACGGCGATCGCGCGGGCGCCGCCGAGATGTGGCGCCGGCGCGGATGCGTTTTCGAGGCCGCGGTCCTCGATGGCCTCGGCGACGACCCGGATGTCATGCGCAGGGCGTTCACGGAGCTCACCGCACTGGGCGCCGAAGCGACCATGGCGCGTTTGCGCCTCGAAGCACGCGCTCGCGGCGTGCGCGCCGTTCCGCGGGGCGCACGCGTGTCCACGGCGTCCGATCCCGACGGCCTGACGCCCCGCCAGGTCGAGGTTCTCCGCCTGCTGGGCGCGCGCTTGACCGATGCCGAGATCGCGGCTCGGCTGCATCTGTCCGACAAGACCGTCGGCCATCACGTCTCGGCGATCCTGGCACGCCTGGGCGTGGACGGCCGGCGCGAAGCCGGCGCCCACGCCCGGACGCGTTTCCCCAGCGACCCCGGCGTGACCGGGGATCCGATGCGCGGCTGA